Proteins found in one Plasmodium knowlesi strain H genome assembly, chromosome: 12 genomic segment:
- a CDS encoding PRELI domain-containing protein, putative translates to MKLFEQEHMYQYDWGTVTSAFLQKYPNNVQNHIKSIDVTDRCIDTKEQTLRMRRIVHLQYFIPKLFRNLLNIDGRGVGIEDIDINLREKKLTMSTVNYTLTPFVNLTEKCVYLQKDDDDNQTHYKQTTTLDINGFSYMKSFLERAIINTVREKSKQGINIMNETIKRVINDNVDVDEQGKGKK, encoded by the exons ATGAAACTCTTTGAACAGGAGCATATGTATCAATACGACTGGGGAACTGTCACG TCTGCCTTCCTGCAAAAATACCCGAACAACGTGCAAAATCACATAAAGAGCATTGACGTTACTGACAGATGCATCGACACGAAGGAGCAGACGCTCAGGATGAGGAGGATCGTCCACCTGCAGTACTTCATTCCGAAGCTTTTCC gCAATCTTCTTAACATAGACGGTCGAGGCGTAGGAATCGAAGACATAGATATTAAcctgagggagaaaaaattaacaatgAGTACAGTTAACTACACTCTTACTCCCTTTGTCAATTTGACTGAAAAATGTGTGTACCTTCAGAAGGACGACGATG ATAATCAAACCCACTACAAGCAAACCACCACGTTGGACATTAACGGATTCAGTTACATGAAGAGTTTTCTGGAACGG GCCATAATCAATACGGTACGCGAAAAGAGCAAACAAGGAATCAACATAATGAACGAGACCATCAAGAGAGTAATTAATGACAACGTTGATGTGGATGaacaggggaaaggaaaaaagtag